Proteins from a genomic interval of Lactococcus protaetiae:
- the glyA gene encoding serine hydroxymethyltransferase has translation MIYDKEDYKAYDPELWDAIHAEEVRQQQNIELIASENIVSKGVLAAQGSVLTNKYAEGYPGKRYYGGTEAVDVVENLAIERAKALFDCKFANVQPHSGSQANAAAYMALIQPGDTVMGMDLNAGGHLTHGASVNFSGKTYHFVSYGVNPETELLDYDDILKIAQEVQPKLIVAGASAYSRVIDFSKFREIADKVGAKLMVDMAHIAGLVATGAHPSPVPYADIVTTTTHKTLRGPRGGMILTNNEDLAKKINSAIFPGTQGGPLEHVIAAKAVAFKEALDSEFTTYIEQVIKNTQVMAEEFATVPGLRLIAGGSDNHLLNLKVLDLGINGKEAQELLDSVHITLNKEAIPAETLSPFKTSGVRIGAPAITSRGFKENEARQVAKLVAKALVNHDNEAILDEVRAEVLDLTNQFPLY, from the coding sequence ATGATTTACGATAAGGAAGATTATAAAGCCTATGACCCAGAACTTTGGGATGCAATACACGCAGAAGAAGTACGTCAGCAACAAAATATTGAACTGATTGCTTCGGAAAATATTGTTTCTAAAGGAGTTCTCGCTGCACAAGGTTCAGTTTTGACAAACAAATATGCAGAAGGTTATCCAGGTAAACGATATTATGGTGGAACAGAAGCGGTTGATGTTGTAGAAAATCTGGCGATTGAGCGTGCTAAGGCACTTTTTGATTGTAAGTTTGCTAATGTTCAACCACACTCAGGTTCTCAGGCAAATGCTGCAGCTTATATGGCGTTGATACAACCAGGGGATACTGTTATGGGAATGGACTTGAACGCTGGTGGACACTTGACACATGGCGCTTCAGTAAATTTCTCTGGTAAAACCTATCATTTTGTTTCTTACGGAGTTAACCCTGAAACAGAACTTTTGGACTATGATGATATTCTTAAAATTGCACAGGAAGTTCAACCAAAGCTTATTGTTGCTGGTGCTTCAGCTTATTCTCGTGTGATTGATTTTTCAAAATTCCGCGAAATTGCGGATAAAGTTGGTGCAAAATTGATGGTGGATATGGCTCATATCGCAGGATTAGTTGCGACTGGTGCGCATCCTAGTCCTGTCCCCTATGCAGATATTGTGACAACAACAACACATAAAACTTTGCGTGGCCCTCGTGGTGGGATGATTTTGACAAATAACGAGGATTTGGCTAAGAAAATTAATTCAGCGATTTTCCCTGGTACACAAGGTGGTCCTTTGGAGCACGTCATTGCAGCTAAAGCAGTAGCATTTAAAGAAGCGCTGGATTCTGAATTTACAACTTATATTGAACAAGTGATAAAAAATACTCAGGTGATGGCTGAAGAATTTGCAACTGTTCCTGGCTTGCGATTAATTGCTGGAGGTTCAGATAATCATTTATTAAACTTGAAAGTTTTAGACCTTGGTATCAATGGTAAAGAAGCGCAAGAACTTCTTGATTCTGTGCATATTACCTTGAATAAGGAAGCGATACCAGCAGAAACATTATCACCCTTTAAAACCTCTGGTGTACGGATTGGCGCTCCTGCGATTACTTCGCGAGGATTCAAGGAAAATGAAGCTAGACAAGTTGCAAAATTGGTTGCGAAAGCTTTAGTCAATCACGATAATGAGGCGATTTTAGACGAAGTACGCGCAGAAGTACTTGACTTGACAAATCAATTCCCTTTGTATTAA
- a CDS encoding lysozyme family protein — protein MFKKFVGLMMLVLVVLAGFYVYRAHENVKHVMSYESAVSKSLAAQGLSGDTKLALAIIYTETKGKSADVMQSSESLGAKANDISNENESIQQGVSNLSKVLEYASEKKVDVWTGVQAYNYGKAYVDYIANHGGKNTIALSKAYSRDVVAPSLGNTTGETYYHITPDSLWYNQGKLYTNGGNIFYAKEVEWNMFLINLLDW, from the coding sequence ATGTTTAAAAAATTCGTGGGTTTAATGATGCTGGTACTTGTAGTACTCGCCGGTTTTTATGTTTATAGAGCACATGAAAATGTCAAGCATGTGATGAGTTATGAGAGTGCAGTGAGTAAAAGTCTTGCTGCTCAAGGGTTGAGCGGTGATACGAAGTTGGCACTTGCCATTATTTATACTGAAACTAAGGGAAAATCGGCAGATGTGATGCAGTCCAGTGAGAGTCTTGGAGCGAAAGCTAATGATATTTCAAATGAGAATGAAAGTATCCAACAAGGCGTTTCAAATCTTTCCAAGGTTCTAGAATATGCTTCTGAAAAAAAGGTAGATGTTTGGACGGGAGTTCAGGCTTACAACTATGGTAAAGCTTATGTTGATTATATTGCGAATCATGGGGGAAAAAACACAATTGCACTATCTAAAGCTTATTCTCGTGATGTGGTTGCCCCAAGTTTAGGAAATACTACTGGTGAAACTTATTATCATATTACGCCAGATTCTTTGTGGTACAATCAAGGTAAACTTTATACAAATGGTGGAAATATTTTTTATGCTAAAGAAGTCGAGTGGAATATGTTTTTGATTAATTTATTAGACTGGTAA
- a CDS encoding acylphosphatase, translated as MFKIKVVVSGRVQGVGFRYFVIMIARELDILGRVWNNDDGTVGIYAQSNQRENLDQFISIIRGEKSGKRKLPMFAKVSYVDATPTHFEDFTDFNIKY; from the coding sequence ATGTTCAAAATAAAAGTGGTTGTTTCTGGACGCGTCCAAGGTGTTGGTTTTCGGTATTTTGTCATCATGATAGCACGCGAGTTAGATATTTTAGGGCGAGTGTGGAATAATGATGACGGTACCGTAGGTATCTATGCACAGTCAAATCAACGGGAAAATCTTGACCAGTTCATCTCGATTATCCGAGGAGAAAAATCAGGTAAACGTAAACTTCCGATGTTTGCAAAAGTAAGCTACGTTGATGCTACCCCAACTCACTTTGAAGATTTTACAGATTTTAATATCAAATATTAG
- a CDS encoding TrmH family RNA methyltransferase, with translation MEIITSKDNKKVKEARKLLTKKYRKNSYLIEGFHLLEEAVKAGSEILQVFVEEEKFDKLPSALRFDLRLQSLSENGQRNEVEMTEKLSVNMVSREVLKSLADSDSPQGIIAEVKKYEAEIDFSGSKYLVLENVQDPGNVGTMIRTADAAGFSGVILLGNTADIYSSKVMRSMQGSNFHLPVIQMESGLLFGQLKKAGLSVLTTTLSANSVSYQSVKAHRFALVMGNEGAGVSEEAVNQADILVHIDMPGQAESLNVAVAAGILMFSL, from the coding sequence ATGGAAATCATCACGTCAAAAGATAATAAAAAAGTAAAAGAAGCACGTAAGTTGCTGACAAAAAAATATCGAAAAAATTCATACTTAATTGAAGGTTTTCATCTGCTTGAAGAAGCTGTAAAAGCTGGAAGTGAGATTTTACAGGTGTTTGTAGAAGAAGAAAAATTTGATAAACTTCCATCGGCACTGCGATTCGACTTGCGACTTCAGTCGCTTAGCGAGAATGGACAGCGAAACGAAGTGGAGATGACAGAAAAGCTATCAGTAAATATGGTGTCAAGAGAAGTTTTGAAATCACTTGCGGATAGTGACAGTCCACAAGGTATTATTGCCGAAGTTAAAAAATATGAAGCAGAGATTGACTTTTCAGGATCAAAATATTTAGTATTAGAGAATGTTCAGGATCCTGGAAATGTTGGAACGATGATACGAACAGCAGATGCTGCGGGGTTTTCGGGTGTTATCCTTTTAGGAAATACTGCAGACATTTACAGTTCAAAAGTGATGCGCTCGATGCAAGGTTCAAACTTTCATTTGCCTGTGATACAGATGGAGTCTGGCTTACTATTTGGACAGTTAAAAAAAGCAGGTTTGTCAGTACTGACAACGACTTTGTCAGCAAATTCTGTGTCTTATCAGTCTGTCAAAGCTCATCGGTTTGCCTTAGTCATGGGAAATGAAGGGGCAGGTGTGTCAGAGGAGGCAGTGAATCAAGCGGATATTCTTGTGCATATTGATATGCCAGGTCAGGCTGAATCGCTTAATGTCGCTGTTGCCGCAGGAATTTTGATGTTTAGCTTGTAA
- a CDS encoding flavodoxin, which translates to MPLAKIVYASMTGNTEACADIVADKLEELGWEVELDECTSVDAEDMADADLCIVGTYTYGDGELPDEIVDFYEELADVDLSGKIYGCFGSGDTFYDDFCICVDMFEAQFEKTGATKGAELVRVDLSPEDDDETNLEAFAETLSSHFDL; encoded by the coding sequence ATGCCTTTAGCAAAAATTGTTTATGCAAGTATGACAGGAAATACAGAAGCCTGTGCTGATATTGTAGCAGATAAACTCGAAGAGTTAGGATGGGAAGTTGAGCTTGATGAATGTACTTCTGTAGATGCAGAAGATATGGCTGATGCCGACCTTTGTATTGTTGGAACTTATACTTATGGAGACGGCGAACTCCCTGATGAAATCGTGGACTTTTATGAAGAATTAGCAGATGTTGATTTATCTGGAAAAATCTATGGCTGCTTTGGTTCTGGCGATACATTTTATGATGATTTTTGTATCTGCGTTGACATGTTTGAAGCACAATTTGAAAAAACTGGTGCAACAAAAGGTGCTGAACTTGTCCGTGTTGACTTATCACCTGAGGATGATGATGAAACCAATCTTGAAGCATTTGCTGAAACTTTAAGTTCACATTTTGACTTGTAA